The following DNA comes from Cheilinus undulatus linkage group 4, ASM1832078v1, whole genome shotgun sequence.
taatctcacaaattccatagttaactcgcaattaatcacacttttttttatctgttctaAATGCCCCTTACaggactatttctcaagatttaaatacccttatcaacatgAGTGAACAACAATACTTTTTTTATGCAAAtctttgttcatgtcaacaacccaaaaaaacacaacagatgaTGTCCAGAAAGTTTTCTAGTCTTatctcaaagatactgaatgctctATAAATCttctgagagcataacatggtaaactcaagcccaccAAGCCACAATGGATgaagatactgaccttaatgtaacattgcTGAATAATACCACAGACCTgtagaagttaactcctctgttctcagcagcttaacacagaATAACAGATCTAATCATCACACATTGACATGAAGAGCATGGTCAGTGAAGTTCAAATCACTTAAAGATCATTCCTGGATCCTTCAcactaaagcagagaatttTGGTCTCACATGGgggaaataaaggctcacaatcaTCCCTCAACAGGACTCACAACAGGATGATACAAAAAGACTAAATACAGtcagagaattacactacagattactcaagcatttttttcttcataaataaaggggacccacagtctaataatgccttttagcttatattatgatactctacagagcttcttcactctcaggctcacctgtaaCCTCTGCTCCCCTGttacacaccagcctctgctgctctgtctcctcctccccatcatgatgcagctgtaggCCTATATTCACCAGCGTCAGACcctcctatagggactgcagtctttgacacttttgcagcatcttgattgttTCTCTGTTCTCAGTTGTCTGAGCgtaaacaatccagcatggtgaggggggcggctctctgcttTAGCGGTGTGCTCGGCGAGTGGTACGGGTTGTTTAAGACTCTACTGGTACAAACTCCTGATGACtcagttcatgtcgacagtaacagaaaataacttcagtcttatctggcttgatctgaaagctgaacctgtcattcaaaagtctctgtcctttatccatttctgctctcTTGTACCGCGTCACGACGGCGtcacttcctggtctggcaaactacgggatgggtcaaGGGTCATACAAAACGTGCATGCGTTAATTGTgcgccaaaaaaaaaaaatagtggcgTTAAAAGTCATTTGCGTTAACGCGATATTaacgcgttaactttgacagccctaaattCCATAgcactaaaatgtgttcattttcaatggacATACAtacggctgaaacaggtgcatcccaattttctaaacattaacattttaatataacattatagtcattatgacCTTTAGAAAAAAGTTTTGGGGGGAATGGAATTATTTcccctttacattacttttacttttatactttaagtagttttgaaaccagtacttttacacttttacttgagtaaaaagagttgatacttcaacttctacagaagtttttttaaaccccactatctatacttctacctgagtaatgaaggTGAATACCTCTACAGGTCACCTGAGATATGGCCACTGCTACTCCTCCACACCATCACTGGCTTCTGAAGTTTGTTGTTCTTAACAATCTTAAAGGTCTTTAGCTGGAAAGACTCAGCCATTATTTCCAAagcaaactgaaaaaataagagGTCCTCACTGCTTAAATTTAGGATAGACCATGTCGTTGCTTACCTTCATGGGCCCCTCCATGcctctgggccccagaaagctttacCCTTCTCCTCCCTCATGGGCAGCcttgggtataaaaggaacattttagagagtcagtctctcagaagtaaagatagaCAGAGGCTcaacaatctgtgaaaaactgtggaattatttcagaaaaatgttcctcaaagACCTTGAATATCCCtttatttacagcccataatatcatcaacagattcagagaatctggagaaatctctgtgcataAGGGACGAGTCTGAGGACCAACACCCATCCATGCCCACGATCCTCTGGCCCTCATGGGCCACTGTTTAAAACACACAtcattctgtactggaaatcactgcgtGGGCTCGggaacactttcagaaatcaGTGTCTGTCCACACAGCTGGCCATGGCAttcacaaatgacagttaaagctggatcacgCAAAAATGGACCGAGgcaagatggaaaactgttctgtggtcagatgaatcaagttcttttttttttttttttttggaaaacatagatgctgtgtcctgttacagttctaaagcctgcatctctgatggtatggggttgcatcagTGCCTATGGCAAGTGCAgattacacatctggaaagacactatcaatgctgaaaagtagagagaggtttaagAGTAACATATGCATGGGATAATTTGTTGAAGAGGGGATGCTAtaaaatggtaaacatggccccgtccaaacttttttgagatgtgttgctgccatcaaattcaaaatgaaccaatattttttcaagaaatggtaaaatacctcagtgtcaacatctgatatgttgtttatgttctgctgTGAACAGATTGTAGGTTCACGAGATATGAAAATCAATCCTCTCTGTTCTTATTTAACATCCCAACTTTTGTTGTAATTGGAGTTGTATATATCTTGAAAACACCCTCATATAGATGTCGTCTCTCCTGTGTGCAGATATGGCTGCAGCCAACTGCCGTCTCTGTGAAGATCAGTTCCTGTGCCCCATCTGTCTGGACGTGTTCACCGATCCTGTCAGCACACCGTGTGGACACAGCTACTGCAAAAACTGCATCACCCAACTCTGGGATGGGAGCCTTATATGGAAGTGTCCGGTGTGTTTAAACGTTTTCACCACAAAACCAGACCTGCGTGTCAACGTTTTCATCTCAGAGATGGTCGGTCAGTTCAGGGATAAAGCTCAGCAGGAAGCCAGCAGCAGCTCGGAGCAACGAGAGTCCAAACCAGGAGAAGTTCTCTGTGACCTCTGCACTGGAACCAAACTAACAGCCCTCAAGTCCTGCTTAAATTGTATGACCTCCTACTGTGGGACTCACCTGGAGCCTCACCTGACAACCTCACGCCTGAAAAGGCACCAGCTGATCGACCCTGTGGAGAACCTGGAGGACAGGATATGTACAACGCATGATAAACCTCTGGAGCTGTTCTGTAAGACCGATCAGACCTGCATCTGCATGCTCTGCTCCATTTTAGACCACAAGACCCACGATTTTGTTCCCCTGATGGAAGAATATGAAGAAAAGAGAGCAGAgctggaggagaaagaggctgAAATTGAACACATGATCCACAAAAGACGACTGAAGATTGAGGAGGTCAGACACTCGGTCGACCTCAGTAAGGAGGCCGCAGACAAAGATATTGCAGAAGGTGTGCGATTCTTCACCGCCCTGATGGCGTCTGCTGAGAAAAACCTGAACAAGCTCACTGAGACGGttgaagaaaaactgaaaaaaaaacaggaaaaggctgatgatgtcatcaaagagCTGGAGCAGGAAATCGCTGAACTTCAGCAGCATTACACTGATGTGGAGCAGCTCTCCTCCTCTGAAGACCACCTTCATCTAATCCAGAACTTCCCCACCCTGAAACCTGCTCCACCCACCAAAGACTGGACTGGGGTGAGAATCCATCCACCATCTCATGAGTTAACGCTTTTGGGAGCTTTACATCAGCTGGATAAAACTCTCAGTGAAGAAATGAAGACGTTGTTACAAGCAGAGCTGAAGAGAGTCCAGCAGTATCCTGTAGATGTCACTCTTGATCCTGATACAGCACATCTGCAGCTCTTCCTGTCTGATGACGGGAAACAAGTTCATCATGTTGATGAAAAGGAGAATCTTCCAGACACCCCAGAGAGATTCTCTAATTGTGTTGCTGTTTTAGGAAAGCAGGGTTTCTCCTCGGGCAGATTTTACTATGAGGTTCAGGTAGAAGGGAAGACTAAGTGGACCTTAGGAGTGGCTAAGGAGTCCATCAACAGGAAAGAAAACATCCCACTGAGTCCTGAGGATGGTTATTGGACCATATGTCTGAGAAATACGTACAAAGCTCTCGCTGGACCTGAGGTCCGTCTCCGTCCAAAAGCCAAACCTAAGAAGGTGGGGGTGTTTGTAGATTATGAGGAGGGTCTGGTTTCATTTtataacacaaaaaatgaaacactgatCTGCTCCTATAAAAAGTGCTTCTTCACTGAGAAACTCTTCCCATACTTCAGTCCTTGTCCCAACGATGGCGGCATGAACTCTGCACCGCTGATCATCACTCCTCTCACTCACACAGAGTAGGGCAGTTCATGCATTCACGGTGTAGCAAAGAATGCTAAATGTCTGTGCAGGATTTGAATGGTGAGTTTTTCTGTTGGAGCTATGAGCCTCCAAAGAAGTGGGGGGGCCTTCTATTGTAGGTGGAGATGCAACAAATCATCAGCATGCATGCACGCATGTTTCAATGCTGAACGTGTTCATTGCATCGTTTTCCAGTGGGGTTTGATGGATTGATGAGGAGTGAGCCATCTCATCTCCTTACAATCTTTGCTCAGGGTTGCTTGTAAATCAGTGACACAGAAAATATTTAACAGTACATGCATGaactcttctttttttattgcacctttaaaaatGAGGTTTTTTTGGGATGTTACATgattatacaaaaaaaatgcattttgtgttGCATACTTTCATGTTCATTTAGATTCAAAGGaataaaatgggataaaaaatcTTGGATTTGTGTTGGTTTGTTTTGGACTTTCTGCCACACCCTTAGAATTTTGCAAATAAGTCAAACAATTTTTTTCACCCAGGTCTCTTCTAGTGGACAACCTttctttaaagcaggggttctcctACACTGCAATGGGGTCAatagatgccttaaaaaaccaAAGAATATGTTTTCAGTGATTTGAAATGGTATATTTCACCCATTTCTACTATAATATATGCATGGATTAATTACATGTAGATTAAAAACATGGCCATTTGATGAGATATATGCTGAAATAGAATTAATGTTCAAAAAAGCTGTATTATTAGACACTTTTCTTCAATTAAGCACAATTTGGAccagtttttgtttctttttactcacttttgcAACTTTACACAAACATCGCcaaattttgacctgttttaatcattttcgCCCGATAATTTctgtccaattttgccacatttttgtcaatttaaaacaCTTCCCAAcactttttcctgcctgttttttcacttctaaaccaaatcctgccactttccacctactGATGCCTGTGTTGACCcgttattgccactattaaaccatctttaccactttttttcacccggtttaaccaatttctgcatatttttatgCTTcagttaacctatttttgccagtttaaaccactttcTTTCTCATTTACATCCCATTTTACGCCCATTTGCCACTGTaaacccatttccaccactttttaaatcccttttcgATCACTGTTTATGCtcgtttttgctactttgactcattgttgccacttttatctggTTTGACtcttctaaaccatttctgctaattttaaaatgccatttcATCTCCTTTTCCACCATagtttgccattttcacccacccATCCATTCTTTTTCTATACAgtttatcccgttgggggttgcggggggctggagcctatcccagctgtcattgggcgagaggcagggtacaccctggactggttgccagttaATCACGGGGCTGAAACATAGAGAGAGACAATCAGGCATGCTCATATTCACACCTATGGCTTTAAAGTCAATTGGATGAATGCCTTTGGAGGACTCATTCCTAGTAGAACCCCTGGAAATGGCGAGGTTGACCaaaatctttacaaaaaaattccaaactgCAGACTTCCTATTGACTTGGCAATATGGGCCCAAGAGGCAAATCATGGCATGTTAAATATGCCTTCCAATTTTGAACGTTTAAATGTCTGGGGGGCACCACTGAGCAAATAATCCACGCCCACCAGTGAAAGCCATGTCATTCGTCTTAGTTTCTCACAGGGCATTTTTCCACCAAGTCTGATGGTTGTATAAGCATATTAAGACTGAAAAACTGTTTACTGGCGAACAAAAAAAGCCATGGCCATGCCTTTACatgttgacctttgacctgcaaATATGTTACaccttaactttacaatggaccaggattttgctgacctccatggacccccagtttggctgggccccacaAAACTCTCCCCTTAACCCccctttatgggcagccttgttattcttgaatgtgcatggctgtgatcagccaccttcaggtacagtgggggtctctggcacctttattttgggggtcgtaggctgaaaaggttgagagtCCCAGCTTTAACGTCAGTCGGATGAATGCCTTTGGAGGACTTATTCCTAGAAGAATCCCTGGAAATGTTTGACTTGGCGATATGGGCCCAAGAGGCTTTCTTTTTGTAAGTCATGGCATGTTACATATGCCTCCCAATTTTGAATGTCTTAAGAGtgaaaaactacttcctgtttattgATGAACGAAAAAGCCATGGTCATGCCTTTTCatgttgacctttgacctgcaaATATGTGCAAGCTCAACATCTTGGGATGTGCATGGGCTAATTTCAGCATGACTTGACCAGACATTTAGGGGTTGTAGTGTGAAATTCAAAAACAGTGACTTCCTGGTGCCAGAGGGTGGTGCTGTGCAGTTTAATCAAAATTTCAGATATGACTGAAATTTTGACCCAGACTGTTATCAAACACATGAAACTGTCTCAGATATAATGAGGTATTCCAGAGTTatgattgttttaaaaaggaaattgtTTTTTGTACGATTACCTAATCACCAGTAAATCAGCACATCTGCATGGTTTCtccttttttgcactttttttacattcttttttggtgtttatattgaattttatgttttattttgcttctatatttttttataacaaTCTATTTAAGCTTCTAGCctcttaacattttttattaggctctaatttttttattcttctatGATATCTGTTTTGCACCAAATACCTGAATGCATTTGAAAATGTACTAGGCAATAAATTTGATTCTATTCAGCAGCCACAATATAAACAGAACTGAGCTATATTAGAACTGAGCTAACTGTgatgacctttaacctttaaatggcAGCTTCCCCACCCTGCTGAGGAATAGAAATGCCTGTGCTGAACTCCCCAGATTAGACAAGGTGACCACTACACAGACCTTTTCCCATCGTGAATCAGAGGTGACAAACAGAGGCAACACAAGAAAGGGAACCACATTCAAAATTAGCAGAGTATGTGCAAGAGATATAATCCTGATGGCCCTCATCTTCAGCCTGTTTGCTTCCTTCTTCTGGTTCCCCTCGTTGTCTCCGGGGCCGGGTTGTCTCAGGATCTTCAGGATGGATGTACTGCAGAAGTACTCGATGCAGAGGATGGGGACCAGGAGAAGGCCCGCTGTCGTGAATAGCATGGCCTTGTCACTCCTTGTTAAGTTACTGGTCAGCCCTGTAACTATGAAAAAGGAAAGACAAACCAGTGCACTTGGCTGTATGTGACAGAGGtattaaaatatattcatgACTGCTAGACATTTTCTCCTCACTTACATAAGACAAGCAGCCACAGGAC
Coding sequences within:
- the LOC121508394 gene encoding E3 ubiquitin-protein ligase TRIM39-like, producing the protein MAAANCRLCEDQFLCPICLDVFTDPVSTPCGHSYCKNCITQLWDGSLIWKCPVCLNVFTTKPDLRVNVFISEMVGQFRDKAQQEASSSSEQRESKPGEVLCDLCTGTKLTALKSCLNCMTSYCGTHLEPHLTTSRLKRHQLIDPVENLEDRICTTHDKPLELFCKTDQTCICMLCSILDHKTHDFVPLMEEYEEKRAELEEKEAEIEHMIHKRRLKIEEVRHSVDLSKEAADKDIAEGVRFFTALMASAEKNLNKLTETVEEKLKKKQEKADDVIKELEQEIAELQQHYTDVEQLSSSEDHLHLIQNFPTLKPAPPTKDWTGVRIHPPSHELTLLGALHQLDKTLSEEMKTLLQAELKRVQQYPVDVTLDPDTAHLQLFLSDDGKQVHHVDEKENLPDTPERFSNCVAVLGKQGFSSGRFYYEVQVEGKTKWTLGVAKESINRKENIPLSPEDGYWTICLRNTYKALAGPEVRLRPKAKPKKVGVFVDYEEGLVSFYNTKNETLICSYKKCFFTEKLFPYFSPCPNDGGMNSAPLIITPLTHTE